One genomic window of Streptomyces sp. NBC_01276 includes the following:
- a CDS encoding SDR family oxidoreductase produces MDLHGKVAVVTGSGRGLGLGYARALAAAGAAVIVNDVDRDAVDAAVATIRSEGGTAAGVVAAVGDGAAAQALVDTAVGEFGRLDVLVTNAGILRDRVLWKMTDADFDDVVRVHLRGTFTCARAAAVRMREQGTGGSLVLISSPAGQRGNFGQTNYAAAKAGIVAMARTWAMELGRSGITVNAVVPVAATEMTRTIPAFAPVIEESERTGGPLPDWLRKDEGLGTVEDVAGLITFLASDAAKDVTGQAIGIGGDRLALWAHPKEKATAFADGGWSAEAIAAQWPGGVGAEPETYGIPAPQAPEA; encoded by the coding sequence ATGGATCTGCACGGGAAGGTCGCCGTCGTCACCGGCAGCGGACGCGGCCTCGGCCTCGGATACGCCCGAGCCCTCGCCGCCGCCGGCGCCGCGGTCATCGTCAACGACGTCGACCGGGACGCGGTCGACGCCGCCGTCGCCACGATCCGGTCCGAGGGCGGCACGGCGGCCGGAGTCGTCGCGGCCGTCGGAGACGGCGCGGCGGCCCAGGCGCTCGTGGACACCGCGGTAGGGGAATTCGGCCGCCTGGACGTGCTCGTCACCAACGCCGGCATCCTGCGCGACCGCGTGCTGTGGAAGATGACCGACGCCGACTTCGACGACGTCGTCCGCGTCCACCTGCGCGGCACCTTCACCTGTGCCCGGGCGGCCGCCGTCCGGATGCGGGAGCAGGGCACCGGTGGCAGTCTCGTCCTGATCTCCTCGCCCGCCGGACAGCGTGGCAACTTCGGTCAGACCAACTACGCCGCCGCCAAGGCCGGCATCGTGGCCATGGCGCGCACCTGGGCCATGGAGCTGGGCCGCTCCGGCATCACCGTCAACGCGGTCGTCCCGGTCGCCGCCACCGAGATGACCAGGACCATCCCGGCCTTCGCCCCCGTCATCGAGGAGTCCGAGCGCACCGGCGGTCCGCTGCCGGACTGGCTGCGCAAGGACGAGGGCCTCGGCACCGTCGAGGACGTCGCCGGGCTCATCACCTTCCTCGCCTCCGACGCCGCGAAGGACGTGACCGGACAGGCCATCGGCATAGGCGGCGACCGGCTCGCCCTGTGGGCGCACCCCAAGGAGAAGGCGACCGCCTTCGCCGACGGAGGCTGGAGCGCCGAGGCGATCGCGGCGCAATGGCCCGGTGGCGTCGGAGCCGAACCCGAGACGTACGGCATCCCCGCGCCCCAGGCCCCGGAGGCATGA
- a CDS encoding MarR family winged helix-turn-helix transcriptional regulator: MSTSLLYLVKRTELAVRARLEELVRPAGITALQYTALTVLDRHDGISAAQLARDSFVTAQTMADMVRALESRGLIRREPNPDNRRERLVLLTEAGKGLLDEYAGPARALEERMVADLTPEEVDGFRQALQRTWRSLA; the protein is encoded by the coding sequence GTGAGCACCTCGCTGCTCTACCTGGTCAAACGAACGGAACTGGCGGTGCGGGCCCGTCTCGAAGAGCTGGTCAGGCCTGCGGGCATCACCGCCCTGCAGTACACCGCCCTCACCGTCCTGGACCGGCACGACGGGATCTCCGCCGCCCAGCTCGCCCGCGACTCGTTCGTCACCGCCCAGACCATGGCCGACATGGTCCGCGCCCTGGAGAGCCGCGGCCTGATCCGCCGCGAGCCGAACCCGGACAACCGCCGGGAGCGCCTCGTCCTGCTGACCGAGGCGGGCAAGGGGCTCCTGGACGAGTACGCCGGACCGGCCCGCGCGCTGGAGGAGCGCATGGTCGCCGACCTGACGCCGGAGGAGGTCGACGGATTCCGGCAGGCACTGCAGCGCACGTGGCGCTCCCTGGCCTGA
- a CDS encoding ABC transporter ATP-binding protein → MTEGLVVEGLHKRYGEHTAVDGVSFSLPPGGSLAIVGESGSGKTTTVRMLVGLERADGGTVRLDGRDRSARARGRAERIARAREIQMVFQDPYLSLDPRVTVSGCLDEVLRLHTDLDAAARRVRVAGHLDQVGLGTREAAALPRDLSGGQRQRVAIARALAVEPRVLVLDEAVAALDVSIQAQILELLREIRREAGIGFLFVTHDLAVVRHIADEVLVLKSGRVMESGPADRVLDAPEHPYTRLLLSSVPRRGSLTGGGG, encoded by the coding sequence GTGACGGAGGGACTGGTGGTCGAGGGGCTGCACAAGCGGTACGGGGAGCACACGGCGGTCGACGGGGTGTCGTTCTCGCTGCCGCCCGGCGGTTCGCTCGCGATCGTCGGCGAGTCCGGCAGCGGCAAGACGACGACGGTCCGGATGCTCGTGGGCCTGGAGCGCGCGGACGGCGGTACGGTCCGGCTCGACGGCCGGGACCGTTCCGCCCGCGCCCGCGGCCGCGCCGAACGGATCGCCCGGGCGCGGGAGATCCAGATGGTCTTCCAGGATCCCTACCTGTCGCTCGATCCGAGGGTGACGGTGAGCGGCTGCCTGGACGAGGTGCTGCGGCTGCACACCGACCTGGACGCCGCCGCGCGCCGGGTCCGTGTCGCCGGACACCTGGATCAGGTCGGCCTCGGGACCCGGGAGGCGGCGGCCTTGCCGCGCGACCTGTCCGGCGGGCAGCGCCAGCGCGTGGCGATCGCGCGCGCCCTCGCGGTGGAGCCCCGGGTGCTGGTGCTGGACGAGGCGGTCGCCGCGCTGGACGTGTCCATCCAGGCCCAGATCCTCGAACTGCTGCGTGAGATCCGCCGCGAGGCGGGGATCGGCTTCCTGTTCGTGACCCACGACCTGGCCGTCGTACGCCACATCGCGGACGAGGTGCTCGTCCTGAAGTCGGGCAGGGTGATGGAGTCGGGCCCCGCGGACCGGGTGCTCGACGCGCCGGAGCACCCGTACACCCGGCTGCTGCTCAGCTCGGTGCCGCGGCGCGGCAGTCTGACCGGCGGAGGCGGCTGA
- a CDS encoding ABC transporter ATP-binding protein, giving the protein MTTPSTTPVLEIDGLGVRLPDDRAARPILDGVSLTVRPGETVGLVGESGSGKSVACRSVLGLLPRGARVGGRVRVSGRDVLSMRPRELAGLRTREVAMVFQDPRASVNPLRRVGDFLAEGLQACGTPADRTAARAEELLDAVGIRDPRGALRRFPHQFSGGMLQRVVIAAALAAEPALLLADEPTTALDVTTQAEVIALLAGLRAERGTGMLFVTHDLELASAICDRVYVMYAGRIVETRSTDELFDRPRHPYTAGLLASTPRIEAGSPPPRPIRGRPVSLSEAPPGCAFAARCPHAVPRCAEETPVLAPHGEGLAACLRAEEGITL; this is encoded by the coding sequence ATGACCACGCCATCGACCACGCCCGTCCTGGAGATCGACGGGCTCGGAGTACGGCTCCCGGACGACCGGGCCGCCCGGCCCATCCTGGACGGGGTGAGCCTGACCGTGCGGCCCGGGGAGACCGTCGGCCTGGTCGGCGAGTCCGGCTCGGGCAAGTCGGTCGCCTGCCGCAGCGTCCTGGGACTGCTGCCCCGGGGCGCCCGGGTCGGCGGTCGGGTCCGGGTCTCCGGGCGGGACGTGCTGAGCATGCGCCCGCGGGAGCTGGCCGGGCTGCGGACCCGCGAGGTCGCCATGGTCTTCCAGGACCCGCGTGCCTCCGTCAACCCGCTGCGCAGAGTGGGCGACTTCCTCGCCGAAGGGCTGCAGGCCTGCGGCACCCCCGCCGACCGGACCGCCGCGCGGGCCGAGGAACTCCTCGACGCCGTCGGTATCCGCGATCCGCGCGGCGCCCTGCGCCGCTTCCCGCACCAGTTCTCCGGCGGAATGCTCCAGCGGGTCGTCATCGCCGCTGCCCTCGCCGCCGAGCCGGCCCTGCTCCTCGCCGACGAACCGACCACCGCGCTGGACGTCACCACCCAGGCCGAGGTGATCGCGCTCCTGGCCGGGCTGCGGGCCGAGCGCGGCACCGGGATGCTCTTCGTCACGCACGACTTGGAGCTGGCCTCGGCGATCTGCGACCGGGTGTACGTGATGTACGCCGGCCGGATCGTCGAGACCCGATCCACCGACGAGCTCTTCGACCGGCCGCGCCACCCGTACACGGCGGGGCTCCTCGCCTCCACTCCGCGCATCGAAGCGGGCTCGCCCCCGCCCCGGCCCATCCGGGGCCGGCCGGTATCGCTGTCCGAGGCCCCGCCCGGCTGCGCGTTCGCAGCCCGCTGCCCGCACGCGGTGCCGCGCTGCGCCGAGGAGACGCCCGTACTCGCACCGCACGGCGAGGGCCTGGCCGCGTGCCTGCGCGCCGAGGAAGGAATCACGCTGTGA
- a CDS encoding ABC transporter permease: MTSTLTTAPYRRPGLRGLRIFGQGPLFAVSVAVLAALVLVAVLAPVLAPYDPEALDLTATLAGTTGDHLLGTDQSGRDILSRLIHGARTGLLGPLLVVGVSTLLGLLLGVVAAWRGGWADTLLSRSMDLVFAIPGLLLAILLVSVLGSGMTAPVIAMSVAYTPYVGRLVRGIARQEKQRPYIEAYVVQGWSDWTVCVRHLLPNIAPTVLAQSAMNFGYALMDLAALSFLGFGVQPPAADWGAMINDGQGAVMQGAMLPALAPSACVVLAVVAFGIVGEGLADRIARRER; this comes from the coding sequence ATGACCTCCACCCTCACCACGGCGCCGTACCGCAGGCCGGGCCTGCGCGGACTGCGCATCTTCGGCCAGGGGCCACTGTTCGCGGTCTCGGTCGCGGTGCTCGCCGCGCTCGTCCTGGTCGCCGTGCTCGCACCCGTCCTCGCTCCGTACGACCCCGAGGCGCTCGACCTCACCGCGACCCTCGCCGGCACCACCGGCGACCACCTGCTCGGCACCGACCAGTCGGGGCGGGACATCCTGTCCCGGCTGATCCACGGCGCCCGCACCGGGCTCCTGGGGCCGCTGCTCGTCGTCGGCGTCTCCACCCTGCTCGGTCTGCTGCTCGGTGTGGTGGCGGCCTGGCGGGGCGGCTGGGCGGACACCCTCCTGTCCCGCTCGATGGACCTCGTCTTCGCGATCCCGGGACTGCTGCTCGCGATCCTGCTCGTCTCCGTCCTCGGTTCCGGCATGACCGCACCCGTCATCGCCATGTCCGTCGCCTACACCCCGTACGTGGGCCGGCTCGTGCGAGGCATCGCCCGGCAGGAGAAACAACGGCCGTACATCGAGGCGTACGTGGTGCAGGGCTGGTCCGACTGGACGGTCTGCGTCCGTCACCTGCTGCCGAACATCGCGCCCACCGTTCTCGCCCAGTCCGCGATGAACTTCGGGTACGCGCTGATGGACCTCGCGGCCCTGTCCTTCCTCGGCTTCGGAGTCCAGCCGCCGGCCGCCGACTGGGGCGCCATGATCAACGATGGCCAGGGGGCCGTCATGCAGGGGGCGATGCTCCCGGCGCTCGCGCCGTCCGCGTGCGTCGTGCTCGCGGTCGTGGCGTTCGGAATCGTCGGCGAGGGGCTCGCCGACCGGATCGCGAGGCGGGAGAGGTGA
- a CDS encoding ABC transporter permease yields MTRFLVGRLLGLLAVLFVTSVVVFGAIHLAPGDPVTFLLHGRPATPEAVAALRAEHHLDDPVVVQYGKWLGGVLSGDLGRSAQYHQDVTSLLGSRLPGTALLVGYAALLVVVLGVSLGILAALRPGLLDRTVLIGTGVVTATPSFVSAIVLVSVFSVRLGWFPGPGGGAAEGFGARLHQLTLPAFALALTFAGLLARVTRSAMLDELGREHVEVARARGVPGRTVVRRHVLRNALGPIVTVGGTMLAGLLISTSIVETAFDVPGLGSLLVQSVTAQDFAVVQAVTLLSVAAFVLVNLAVDLVSPLIDPRLSSGEGSP; encoded by the coding sequence ATGACCCGCTTCCTCGTCGGACGGCTCCTGGGCCTGCTGGCCGTGCTGTTCGTGACCTCGGTCGTGGTGTTCGGCGCGATCCACCTGGCCCCCGGTGACCCGGTGACCTTCCTGCTGCACGGCCGCCCGGCCACCCCCGAGGCCGTGGCCGCCCTGCGTGCGGAGCACCACCTCGACGACCCCGTCGTGGTGCAGTACGGCAAGTGGCTCGGCGGCGTCCTGAGCGGCGACCTCGGCCGCTCGGCCCAGTACCACCAGGACGTCACCTCGCTCCTCGGCTCCCGGTTGCCCGGCACCGCCCTCCTCGTCGGCTACGCGGCCCTGCTCGTCGTCGTCCTGGGGGTGAGCCTCGGCATCCTCGCGGCGCTGCGCCCCGGGCTCCTCGACCGGACCGTACTGATCGGCACGGGAGTGGTCACCGCCACCCCGTCCTTCGTCAGCGCGATCGTGCTCGTCTCGGTCTTCTCGGTCCGGCTCGGCTGGTTCCCCGGCCCCGGTGGCGGCGCCGCGGAGGGCTTCGGCGCCCGGCTCCACCAGCTCACCCTGCCGGCCTTCGCCCTCGCCCTGACGTTCGCGGGCCTGCTGGCCCGGGTCACGCGCTCCGCGATGCTCGACGAACTCGGCCGCGAGCACGTCGAGGTGGCGCGCGCCCGGGGCGTCCCGGGGCGGACCGTGGTGCGCCGGCACGTGCTGCGCAACGCGCTGGGACCCATCGTCACCGTCGGCGGCACCATGCTCGCCGGCCTGCTCATCAGCACCTCGATCGTGGAGACCGCCTTCGACGTGCCGGGGCTCGGCTCGCTGCTCGTGCAGTCGGTCACCGCGCAGGACTTCGCCGTGGTCCAGGCCGTCACCCTGCTCAGCGTGGCGGCCTTCGTCCTCGTCAACCTCGCGGTCGACCTGGTCTCCCCGCTCATCGACCCCCGTCTCTCCTCCGGGGAAGGCTCTCCATGA
- a CDS encoding ABC transporter substrate-binding protein, translating to MRIPRFIAFACTAVLAASLTACSGASRPQTGATGGAAFQVTPTSPPAQGPLDSFTWSLYAEPYTLDYALAYDYPPNTVLANVCEQLLRVTPDLKIEPGLAVKWEQPDPLTLVYTLRPGVKFHDGTTMAAEDVVASLKRQMDPATGSPWASSFKNVHTIEATGPLEVTIRLTKADVLFHELMAASPGTVVSAASLAKEGPDYGTPKGALNCTGPFALDKWVQGDSITLREHPAYWDKALAPKSRSVKFTFIEDAAARSNAFLSGTADGGYLVPSSSLAQLRAGGNGALLFGPNTAAANLAVLDFEGPLGNLKVRKALSMALDRKNIINAAAGGVGVPAKAPAARGAWALVPEKAATLYDTLPDLAHDVEGARKLVKEAGATGRTVTLVTSTLAPEISVVANAVQAAGRQIGLDVKLKSVSPEAYSSIFVDPKARDGLDLVITNGYDNTPDPLEFYQYLRTGDFGNYGYWSDAGFDIAFDRANSEPDPAKRADLTAKLQEIALREMPVIPVYEAPYSVFLGKRITGAPTGISQLYYPWAAKIGAAQK from the coding sequence ATGCGTATCCCCAGATTCATCGCATTCGCCTGTACCGCCGTGCTCGCGGCCTCCCTCACCGCCTGCTCCGGCGCCAGCCGGCCCCAGACCGGCGCCACCGGCGGTGCCGCCTTCCAGGTCACCCCGACCTCACCGCCCGCCCAGGGTCCCCTGGACTCCTTCACGTGGTCGCTGTACGCCGAGCCGTACACCCTCGACTACGCCCTCGCGTACGACTACCCGCCGAACACCGTGCTCGCCAACGTCTGCGAGCAGCTGCTCCGCGTCACCCCCGACCTGAAGATCGAGCCCGGTCTCGCGGTCAAGTGGGAGCAGCCCGACCCGCTCACACTCGTGTACACCCTGCGGCCGGGCGTGAAGTTCCACGACGGCACCACGATGGCCGCCGAGGACGTCGTCGCCTCCCTCAAGCGCCAGATGGACCCCGCCACCGGCTCCCCGTGGGCCTCGTCCTTCAAGAACGTCCACACCATCGAGGCGACCGGCCCGCTGGAGGTGACGATCCGCCTCACCAAGGCCGACGTCCTCTTCCACGAACTCATGGCCGCCTCTCCCGGCACCGTCGTGAGCGCGGCCTCCCTCGCCAAGGAAGGTCCGGACTACGGCACCCCGAAGGGCGCCCTGAACTGCACCGGACCCTTCGCCCTGGACAAGTGGGTGCAGGGCGACAGCATCACCCTGCGCGAGCACCCGGCGTACTGGGACAAGGCGCTCGCTCCGAAGTCGCGGTCCGTGAAGTTCACCTTCATCGAGGACGCGGCCGCCCGCTCCAACGCCTTCCTGTCCGGTACCGCCGACGGCGGCTACCTGGTGCCGTCCTCCTCCCTCGCCCAGCTGCGGGCAGGCGGCAACGGAGCGCTCCTCTTCGGCCCCAACACCGCGGCCGCGAACCTGGCCGTCCTCGACTTCGAAGGCCCGCTCGGCAACCTCAAGGTCCGCAAGGCCCTGTCCATGGCACTGGACCGGAAGAACATCATCAACGCGGCGGCCGGCGGCGTCGGCGTCCCCGCCAAGGCCCCCGCGGCGCGCGGTGCCTGGGCGCTCGTCCCGGAGAAGGCCGCCACCCTGTACGACACGCTGCCTGACCTCGCCCATGACGTCGAAGGCGCGAGGAAGCTGGTCAAGGAGGCCGGTGCCACCGGTCGCACGGTCACCCTCGTGACCAGCACACTCGCCCCCGAGATCAGTGTGGTCGCCAACGCGGTGCAGGCGGCCGGACGCCAGATCGGCCTCGACGTCAAGCTGAAGTCGGTCTCCCCCGAGGCGTACAGCAGCATCTTCGTCGATCCGAAGGCCCGTGACGGGCTCGACCTCGTCATCACCAACGGCTACGACAACACACCGGACCCGCTGGAGTTCTACCAGTACCTGCGCACCGGCGACTTCGGGAACTACGGCTACTGGTCCGACGCCGGATTCGACATCGCCTTCGACCGGGCCAACTCCGAGCCGGACCCGGCCAAGCGCGCCGACCTCACCGCGAAGCTCCAGGAAATCGCCCTGCGCGAGATGCCCGTCATCCCCGTGTACGAGGCACCGTACTCGGTCTTCCTCGGCAAGCGGATCACCGGCGCCCCCACCGGCATCAGCCAGCTCTACTACCCGTGGGCCGCGAAGATCGGGGCCGCACAGAAATGA
- a CDS encoding LacI family DNA-binding transcriptional regulator, with protein MTEDSGHGGKPSPQDGQPSPRRGRPSPPTPRVRLVDVAREAGLSKTTVSAALNGTGRLSPEVRERARETARVMGYRPNATARQLRAGRARLIGYVVGELADAPWSFLESPYFARLTGAAAASALGHGYAMVLLPAGSLQSEWSALPLDAVIVADPVADDRIVEDLLAARIPVFSDRSVEGRPEAHWVDVDAVAAVRRTLDHFLAQGARRPVLVVPDNTTRFHREVFAAHRDWCTAHGLPELAVRATEPGNGPVVQAVETALTAGRERPDALFVVAEASPPLVLGAARRHGYDVPGDLLLACVSEDEAAVHTEPPVTTLSLRPEAVAEAGIELLVSVLEHGQKETGGVLVPVRLDVRASSVRHPQPPNTSSPPT; from the coding sequence ATGACCGAAGATTCCGGGCACGGCGGGAAGCCCTCACCGCAGGACGGACAGCCCTCACCGCGACGAGGGCGGCCCTCGCCGCCCACCCCGCGCGTCCGTCTCGTCGACGTGGCCCGCGAGGCGGGCCTGTCCAAGACGACCGTCTCGGCTGCGCTCAACGGCACCGGCCGGCTCTCCCCCGAGGTACGGGAGCGGGCCCGCGAGACCGCGCGCGTCATGGGGTACCGGCCCAACGCCACCGCACGCCAGCTGCGCGCGGGACGGGCCCGGCTGATCGGATACGTGGTCGGCGAACTGGCCGACGCCCCCTGGTCCTTCCTGGAGTCGCCGTACTTCGCCCGGCTCACCGGGGCCGCCGCCGCCTCCGCCCTAGGACACGGCTACGCGATGGTGCTGCTGCCCGCCGGCTCCCTGCAGAGCGAGTGGTCCGCGCTGCCCCTCGACGCCGTGATCGTCGCCGACCCCGTCGCCGACGACCGGATCGTCGAGGACCTGCTCGCCGCCCGCATCCCGGTCTTCAGCGACCGGTCCGTGGAAGGCCGGCCGGAGGCCCACTGGGTGGACGTCGACGCGGTCGCCGCCGTCCGACGCACCCTGGACCACTTCCTGGCCCAGGGCGCCCGGCGGCCCGTACTGGTCGTCCCGGACAACACCACCCGCTTCCACCGCGAGGTGTTCGCCGCGCACCGCGACTGGTGTACGGCGCACGGGCTGCCGGAGCTGGCCGTACGGGCCACGGAGCCCGGCAACGGGCCGGTGGTCCAGGCCGTCGAGACCGCGCTGACGGCCGGGCGGGAACGCCCCGATGCCCTCTTCGTGGTCGCCGAGGCCAGCCCGCCCCTCGTCCTGGGCGCGGCCCGACGGCACGGCTACGACGTTCCGGGCGACCTGCTCCTCGCCTGCGTCAGCGAGGACGAGGCGGCCGTGCACACCGAACCACCGGTCACCACGCTCAGCCTGCGCCCCGAGGCCGTCGCCGAAGCCGGGATCGAATTGCTGGTGAGCGTGCTGGAGCACGGGCAGAAGGAGACCGGCGGGGTTCTCGTGCCGGTCCGCCTCGACGTCCGCGCCTCCTCGGTACGGCATCCTCAGCCTCCGAACACGAGCTCGCCGCCCACATAG
- a CDS encoding amidohydrolase, giving the protein MPHADLVFTGGPVLTMDPARTRASSLAVKGERITAVGHDAVRELIGPRTEVVDLAGRLLMPGFQDAHVHAVGGGSELAECDLTEIVDVAAYLERIRSYAQAHPDREWITGGGWSLESFAGGLPTRQLLDSVVPDRPVLLSNRDHHGAWANTRALERAGLTAATPDPADGRIEREADGFPSGMLQEGATALVSRLVPASTPEDRLAGLLRAQELLHSLGITGWQDALLGTFNGMGDPSEAYLTAARDGSLTARVSGALWWDRERGAEQIPELVERRKELTYGRFRAGSVKIMQDGIAENFTAALTAPYLDGCGCATANSGLSFVEPEALRAHVTALDALDFQVHFHALGDRAVREALDAVEAAVAANGRRGNRHHLAHLQVVHPDDLPRFAALGAIANIQPLWAAHEPQMDALTIPFLGPERAAWQYPFGGLLRSGATLAAGSDWPVSSPDPLAGIHVAVNRREPGTDDERVFLPEQRIDLLSAIAAYTAGSAHVSGLDDAGSLLPGHLADLVVLDRDILAAPPEEIADARVERTYVGGELVFGG; this is encoded by the coding sequence ATGCCGCACGCCGATCTGGTCTTCACCGGAGGTCCCGTCCTCACCATGGATCCGGCCCGCACCCGGGCGAGTTCGCTCGCGGTCAAGGGGGAGCGGATCACCGCCGTCGGCCATGACGCGGTGCGGGAGCTGATCGGGCCCCGTACGGAGGTGGTCGACCTCGCGGGCAGGCTCCTGATGCCCGGCTTCCAGGACGCTCACGTCCATGCGGTGGGCGGGGGCAGTGAGCTGGCGGAGTGCGATCTGACCGAGATCGTCGACGTCGCCGCCTACCTGGAGCGGATCCGGTCCTACGCGCAGGCGCACCCGGACCGGGAGTGGATCACGGGCGGCGGCTGGTCGCTGGAGAGCTTCGCGGGCGGGCTGCCGACCCGTCAGCTGCTGGACTCGGTGGTGCCGGACCGGCCGGTGCTGCTGTCGAACCGCGACCACCACGGGGCCTGGGCCAACACCCGGGCCCTCGAACGGGCGGGGCTGACCGCCGCCACCCCGGATCCGGCCGACGGGCGGATCGAGCGGGAGGCGGACGGCTTTCCGAGCGGGATGCTCCAGGAGGGCGCGACGGCCCTGGTCTCGCGGCTGGTGCCGGCGAGTACGCCGGAGGACCGGCTCGCGGGTCTGCTGCGGGCGCAGGAGCTGCTGCACTCGCTCGGCATCACCGGCTGGCAGGACGCGCTGCTCGGCACCTTCAACGGGATGGGGGATCCGTCGGAGGCCTATCTGACCGCGGCGCGGGACGGTTCGCTGACCGCCCGCGTGTCGGGCGCGCTGTGGTGGGACCGTGAGCGCGGTGCCGAGCAGATCCCCGAACTGGTCGAGCGCCGCAAGGAGTTGACGTACGGCCGGTTCCGGGCCGGGTCGGTGAAGATCATGCAGGACGGGATCGCGGAGAACTTCACGGCCGCGCTGACCGCCCCGTACCTGGACGGCTGCGGCTGTGCCACGGCCAACAGCGGGCTGAGCTTCGTCGAGCCGGAGGCCCTGCGCGCCCATGTGACCGCGCTGGACGCGCTGGACTTCCAGGTCCACTTCCACGCCCTCGGCGACCGGGCGGTGCGCGAGGCGCTCGACGCGGTCGAGGCCGCCGTGGCGGCCAACGGGCGGCGCGGCAACCGCCACCACCTGGCCCACCTCCAGGTCGTCCACCCCGACGACCTGCCGCGGTTCGCGGCGCTGGGCGCCATCGCGAACATCCAGCCGTTGTGGGCGGCGCACGAGCCGCAGATGGACGCGCTGACCATCCCGTTCCTGGGCCCGGAGCGTGCCGCCTGGCAGTACCCGTTCGGCGGTCTGCTGCGGTCGGGGGCCACCCTGGCGGCGGGCAGCGACTGGCCGGTCTCCAGCCCGGACCCGCTCGCGGGCATCCACGTCGCCGTGAACCGGCGGGAGCCGGGGACCGACGACGAGCGGGTGTTCCTGCCGGAGCAGCGCATCGACCTCCTCTCGGCGATCGCCGCCTACACCGCCGGTTCCGCGCACGTGAGCGGGCTCGACGACGCCGGCAGCCTCCTCCCCGGCCATCTGGCCGACCTCGTGGTGCTCGACCGGGACATCCTGGCCGCACCCCCGGAGGAGATCGCCGACGCGCGCGTGGAGCGGACCTATGTGGGCGGCGAGCTCGTGTTCGGAGGCTGA
- a CDS encoding helix-turn-helix domain-containing protein, which translates to MSERVVPEGRRRRSRPTKHGAVLSERLIVDTALRLVEQHGAKALSVRRLGAALGADPTALYRYFRNTDALLLALADELIGRAQQGWTATGDWREDLRSMGRRIHASYLAQPQAALLAAHRTTGRRHETRAVETILGILRDGGFPDALAVRIYHAFVDQSLAFAAQDAAAAALPPSAAAADAEVWHAAYSHLPADTHPNIAAAYPLLAVDMRDSGYPFALELMLIAVAALHPDADAGR; encoded by the coding sequence ATGTCCGAACGCGTGGTACCCGAGGGCAGGCGCCGGCGCAGCCGCCCGACCAAACACGGCGCGGTCCTGTCCGAACGCCTCATCGTCGACACCGCACTGCGCCTCGTCGAACAGCACGGTGCGAAGGCCCTCTCGGTCCGCAGGCTCGGGGCCGCGCTCGGCGCCGACCCCACCGCCCTCTACCGCTACTTCCGAAACACCGACGCCCTGCTCCTCGCCCTCGCCGACGAGCTCATCGGCCGCGCCCAGCAGGGGTGGACGGCCACGGGCGACTGGCGGGAGGACCTGCGCTCGATGGGCCGGCGCATCCACGCCTCGTACCTCGCCCAGCCCCAGGCCGCGCTGCTCGCCGCCCACCGCACCACCGGTCGCCGGCACGAGACCCGGGCCGTCGAGACCATCCTCGGCATCCTCCGCGACGGCGGCTTCCCCGATGCCCTGGCGGTGCGGATCTACCACGCGTTCGTCGACCAGTCGCTCGCCTTCGCCGCCCAGGACGCCGCGGCGGCGGCCCTGCCGCCCTCGGCGGCGGCGGCCGACGCCGAGGTCTGGCACGCCGCGTACAGCCACCTCCCCGCCGACACCCACCCGAACATCGCGGCGGCGTACCCCCTCCTGGCCGTCGACATGCGCGACAGCGGCTACCCCTTCGCCCTGGAACTGATGCTCATCGCCGTCGCAGCGCTGCACCCGGACGCGGACGCGGGGCGGTAA